The window TCTACTGCTCGGTGTTAGTACTAACAAGAcattgggcccttccgacctcaGGCTGGGTCTTTGGCTGCTCCAggtctttctctttttcttagCCACGCTTCAATACACCATGTCCTCGGCTACGGAATCTACATGCATGccatgatgcaatgcaatgcaattgaGTATGAATGTAAAAGATTTAAATATGAGTCgacaatcatttatcgagtaaacacaacaaacaagTTCATAAAGAAAACAGTTTGGTGCCGACGTGTGAGTTCAGTTTTTAAATTTTGTTTAGCCCAAAGTGTTTGCTACAAAAAGTATTACTAGACATGTGTAGAAAGGGTAAGCATATACATAAAGCAAAAGGATTAAACTTGCGACTTTATTTAACTAACAAGCAAGCATAGGCGAGGTAAATAGAAACAACCAACGTTCTGATCCTAAAAGAGTTAACATGATTTACCCAGGAATAACATAGTTTGTTGTATTTAACCATGCAAAAAAGAATTACTTAGCAACAACCTAAAAGGAAAACTATAGCTAGGAACAAAACAAATGTAAAAACTTGACATCAGGGGTGGATCCAGCGGTGGGTAGGGGCTCGAGCCCCTCCTACCGCTGGAAATCCCATGAAGTCCCCCCTAAGCCCCTCCTACAAATTTGGGGAAGAAGAATGAGGGAAGGAGAgattggaggaggaagaagaggaggagagctcCTCCTAGACTCAATCCTGCCTCCGCCCATGCTTGACATGCAGCCATAAACTAGTAACAAAACTTTACCAACAGGTTTAATTGATAAAGCATGCAACATAAAATTTACCAACAATTATCGGCAACAGAAAGTATTTAATTTAGGCTTAAAAAGACAAACTGAACAAATGAAGATCTACAAACACGCATATAGCTTCTGGATATGAAACGTTTACAGTATACTACATATGCACAAGGTTAAAGTCGCGCTCGCTGTGGTGCAGGAGGTTCGCCGAATGACTGACACGTGGGCGGTCACCGGACTGTGCGAGTCGCTGGCGGGCTCAGTACGGGGAACTAGGGGAGTAGGTGACACAGTTCAAATCTTTTTTACTAGATTTCGACTAGCTAAAATTCAAAGTTTtgcatttaaatttgaattttggccaaaatgaaagttgtagaagGAAAATATATCTGTAACTGTAATGTTGGACAAAAGTTGATTTGAACTCTGGATTTGGGAGAAAAAGAAGTTTAAAACTTAGCCCATAATTGAAATTTAAACCTTTCAAAACAAGGGTTTGACCACATTTTGACTGCAGTTTTGAACTCCTAAACAAGGTTTTCACTCAAAACAAAACACACCACATTGAAGTACAAACTTTTCACTACAAGTTTTATACTGGGCAAAAGTTATgtggttagagcatctccaagagactctcCATTTTTAACTATTTATTTGACTCTCTATTTGCCTCTCCCTACAAAATTCACTCCATAATAAACATCTCGCTCCAACAGACTCTCTACTAACACATTCGAAATCCCAACAGTTACATCCAACTCTCCCTCTGTGCATCGGGCCTATACTTGGCCAGCCAATTTGGCTAGGCGGACAGCTAGCTAAGTTTGGCTAGCGAGTGGGCCAATTTGGAGAGCCGTATAGCTTGAAGAGTTAGATAATTAGTCTGTTGGAGAGCTATTTTAGTGTTGAGTAGCCAAAACTTGGCTAGTTGAACTATTTGGCAGCCTCTTGGATATACTCgacaaaataaattattaacCAGCCTCGAAGATGGTTAAAATTTTAGCCTAAAACACATACATCAATATGCAATTAGCAAAAATTTACGCAAACATAACTTAATTTGAATGCATGAGATGATATGAAATTTAAAATGTAGTTATGCATGCGCAATTAATGCTAATGACAATATTTATGCTAACGACCATGCTTAAGGATATGATTAGCACAGGTGCAAAAGATTAATACCAAGGGTGGTACAGCTACGAGCTTCGATTCCTTTCAACCTCAACTCAGCTCTATTCGAGTGACACCACAGTTCAGCCATGACCCATGGAGGAAACATATATACTtcgtaagaaaaagaaaactgaTGGAGGAAACATCGAGAACAAATGAGATTTCAGTGTGTCTAGTGGATTCTGCAACTCTATCAGCAGACATTTCTCCGTGTGGCCAAGAGCTACTGTTATGACGACTCATTGCACCTCACCTGAAAAAACACATCTCCCAGGTCATATTCGAGGACGATGTCATTTAGGAATAGCCCCTGTTATTATAAAGGGAAATGCTATAGTAATCTTCtgaagggaaaaaaaaacttgctcatatgaacAGCACAGAATTGCACTGCTAATGTCATTACTGGACATGAAACATGGACTACGTACGATAGTGTGTATAATAATTGCAAAATAGAGTGCCACATGCGTGAAATTGAATAATTTCTCTGTTAGGGAAACCAATTGGTCTTTGGTCTGCCATCTTTTTCTCTCAAAGTCACAAGGATGGgatgaacaaaaaaaattgtaacacTGAATTATCAACCTACACAGATACACTCCATTACTCAACCAAATCAGCGACAGAACTCTGCATGTTTTACAGGTTCTCCCAAATGTTTGTCCTCGTTCTGAAATGCTGTTCTCACAATCTAACAAAATGGGGTCAAAAGAAAATGACCAAAATCCGCAAAACTGCATCCGCAACCTACACTCTGATGCTCCAATCTTGGAAGAAGCATCGCTACTGAAACAGACTACTGATGGAATCGTCAGAGTTTTGGAACAGAATCGATGGAATCATCAGAAGTTTTGGACAGAATCACTCTATAGCGCTGAACCTGGGCACCTGGCTTGTGGCTTCTCTCACTGTATTTGCCGATCAGACGCTTCTCTTCTCTTCAGTCACTGCTCCGCGCGATGAGTTCTCGCGGCGGCGGACAGACGACGACCCCGTGGCGTCTGCCTTGCCGGACTTGTCGTCGCCGACGCCATCGCCCATCCACCCGGCGCCCGGCGCAAAGAGCGACATCAGCCTCGCCACGGCAGTCCTGACGCTCCCACCCATCGTGCTGGCGTCGAGGCCGCTACCCTCCCTGACGCGCACGGACGCCACCGCGCTCGTCACGTGCCTCAGCCTGTGCGACATGAGGATCTCCGTGCGCACGTGCTCCGGGAGCCGCAGCGCGAACCGCTCCATCCCGCcgtcgctggcgccgccgccgtgccccgtcGAGTTGGACCGGGGCAGCGCCTGCCGACCCGCCGCGCGGCGGTTCCTCGCGAGGCGCTGGACCGTGTCCcaatcctcctcctcgccctcctccctgGAGCCGGCTTCGCCGATCACCACGACAGTCGCGTGAACGGGGGACGCTTCCGGcgactgcagcggcggcggtggcatcgGCTGGAGCTCCAGCTGCTCCGGAGCCGGCGGCGCGTCGTGGACGCTGGCGCGGCAGAGCGGGCAGGTGGCGTGCCTCTCCAGCCAGAGGGCGATGCACTCCGGGTGGAACGCGTGCGGGCACGTCGGCAGTAGGCGgagcgcgtcgtcgtcgtcgaactCGAGGAGGCAGACCGAGCACTCGAGCGCGTCCTCGCGCCCGTCCACGACCCGGTGGCACCTCACCTCGCGGTAGAACACCAGCGGCAGGGCGGCGATCGCGGCCGCGTCGAGCCCGCCCTTGCGGCTGCCCCCGCGGCGGGACCCCTCCGACGCCGAGGCGGAGGCGTCCGGAGAGGGTAGGTCGCCGTCGCGGGGGGGCCGGAACAGGTGGAGGCAGGCGAAGGCGAGGAGCACGATGAAGATGGGGAAGAAGATGGAGATGCCCAACACGACCGACTCGTTGCCGCGCGTCCCCGGggactcggcggcggcgacggaggccgCGGCCGTGGCCGCTAGGACGGCGGCGGTTGCGGCGGACATGGCGCCGCCCCTGGGGGCTAGGGTTTAGGTGGCAGGTGGCAGATTTGGCGGCGGGTTTGATTTGCGGCTCGTGGGAGGTCGGTTTAGGGAGGCCGCGATGACGCCATGACGGTTGCGTGGGAAATAATCCAGCGGGATTGATTTCCTTGagattttctctcttttttttgaaaagatttcgTTGAGATTGTTAGCGGGATTATGAGATGCTTTAGCTGGCGTCGGCTGGACGCGAGGAAATGGtgcaggggcgggcccaggatttGAAGTTTGGGTATTCAATATTTTTGaaggataatttttttttagccgccgctgcccgctgtGTTGCGCTGTCCCAGCGACGCAGGTTGCTCAGGTCTCATCGCAGGTAGCCGTCCCCCGCTACGCCGTTAAAGTTTGCGGTTGTCAGCCAGGAGTGGAAAGAACGCGGCCACACCGGAAGGAGGAAGTGGAATTGGGATGGATTGGTACCGGTTGGGGTTGCTATTGGGCCTAGAAGAGGCGAAGTGAGCCATTTGAGCACAATAGGCAATATGAGATCGGGAAGCCTATTTTGTGATATTATATCATCTCCGAGAGACACCCTAAATCAATTCTCTCCACACCATATCCAAATACTTGCCATTTTAGAACCGGATCTTAGACCCTCAACCTTTAAATTCATGGGTCATATTTACCTAATATGTCAAGATTCAAACAATAAAATATCCGGTACAAGGGAAGTACCATGGCGACACAAAAATACAAGGAGAAGTAATATTTAGGATGACCCTCTACTTAAAGGATATAGAGAGTTGGACACTAGAATTTAAGAATTCTTTTAAAGATGctcttattttctatttttaagaCATATACATATTATATATACTATGTATATAAATTTTGTTGCCAAAACTTTTGagtattcagttgaataccctTGGATCAATACCAGGCCCGCCCCTCAATGGCAGGCTGTCTGTCCGACACAGTAGCCCACACAACAAGAGTTGGCAAATTTCGCGAGAAAGCCCAAATGCGCAATCCATTTTGGCCACCGCGCGCTAATTCGCTGTCCAACAATCAATCCGACCCCACAGCCCCCGCGGGATCCTGCGCGAGCGCACCCCTTCTCTTTCCGTGTTCCGTTTTTTATGGCCCATTATGAAGGGGCAGCTCGGACGATCGCCGGCTGGCCTGTTTGAGGATATTTTTGTACTaattatttatataattttagCAACAAAACATTTGTTTTCTGATGCCCAAAACTCGTACATTATAAGTTATACACGGTAGCAATAACTTATGTAGCACAACATAAGTTATACATACAAGGCAGCACATGTGATA is drawn from Panicum virgatum strain AP13 chromosome 1N, P.virgatum_v5, whole genome shotgun sequence and contains these coding sequences:
- the LOC120654122 gene encoding RING-H2 finger protein ATL38-like produces the protein MSAATAAVLAATAAASVAAAESPGTRGNESVVLGISIFFPIFIVLLAFACLHLFRPPRDGDLPSPDASASASEGSRRGGSRKGGLDAAAIAALPLVFYREVRCHRVVDGREDALECSVCLLEFDDDDALRLLPTCPHAFHPECIALWLERHATCPLCRASVHDAPPAPEQLELQPMPPPPLQSPEASPVHATVVVIGEAGSREEGEEEDWDTVQRLARNRRAAGRQALPRSNSTGHGGGASDGGMERFALRLPEHVRTEILMSHRLRHVTSAVASVRVREGSGLDASTMGGSVRTAVARLMSLFAPGAGWMGDGVGDDKSGKADATGSSSVRRRENSSRGAVTEEKRSV